From Amphiprion ocellaris isolate individual 3 ecotype Okinawa chromosome 2, ASM2253959v1, whole genome shotgun sequence, a single genomic window includes:
- the LOC111577742 gene encoding cytochrome b-c1 complex subunit 6, mitochondrial, with protein MVLEEKMVLDGEPEDEEEEEEEEEEMVDPLETVRQKCAETEHCVHTMERLEQCETRVGSRSSTAEDCTEELFDFLHARDHCVAHKLFHSVK; from the exons ATGGTTCTAGAGGAGAAGATGGTCCTGGACGGAGAGCCCGAGGAC gaggaagaagaggaggaggaagaggaagaaatggTG GATCCTCTTGAAACTGTGCGACAGAAGTGTGCAGAAACAGAGCACTGTGTTCACACCATGGAGCGTCTGGAGCAGTGTGAAACCAGGGTCGGCTCTCGGTCGTCGACGGCGGAGGATTGCACCGAGGAGCTGTTTGACTTCCTGCATGCTCGCGACCACTGT GTGGCACACAAACTCTTCCATTCTGTCAAATAA